From Algoriphagus sp. NG3, the proteins below share one genomic window:
- a CDS encoding glycosyltransferase family 4 protein, whose protein sequence is MKIIYIHQYFRTPSEGGAVRSYHLAKGLMDAGFDVEIITGGSQRGYDQCWIDGIRVHYLPVAYDQNFGFFRRTLAFLFFIKKAKKLIRKLPRPNLLYITSTPLTTGLLGLWAKKRLAIPYIFEVRDLWPQAPIEVGVIKNPLLKRFLISLERKIYQQALKLVALSPGIAEHLRKVCPDRQVAVIPNFSDLDRFFPMEKKTDLLQKYGLKRSFTIAYTGALGKVNAVEELLRVAETAQQTNKNWQFLIMGEGSHKALLQRISSQKSLSNVHFLPFGSKEKVNEVLSLADFAWISFAHLPVLKTNSPNKFFDALAAGKAIIVNHKGWVYDLVKTHQLGVSCSPSSMNGCIENLERIEKHPEELFIMGKNSRRLAEQYFNKELAVARLINLIEPTKGSQNASGEKDILTA, encoded by the coding sequence ATGAAAATCATCTATATCCATCAGTATTTTCGAACTCCAAGTGAGGGTGGGGCAGTGCGGTCCTATCATTTAGCAAAGGGGCTCATGGATGCCGGATTTGACGTGGAAATAATCACCGGCGGTTCCCAAAGGGGTTACGATCAATGCTGGATCGATGGCATCAGAGTACATTATCTTCCGGTAGCTTACGATCAGAATTTCGGGTTTTTTAGGCGTACTCTAGCTTTTCTGTTTTTTATTAAAAAAGCCAAGAAGCTCATTAGAAAACTACCTAGGCCGAATTTATTATACATTACCTCTACTCCCTTGACCACAGGATTACTTGGTCTTTGGGCAAAAAAGCGACTGGCCATTCCTTATATTTTCGAAGTAAGGGATCTTTGGCCTCAGGCGCCTATAGAAGTGGGTGTGATCAAAAACCCACTTTTGAAAAGGTTCTTAATTTCTTTGGAGAGGAAGATTTATCAGCAGGCGTTGAAACTTGTGGCTTTGTCCCCAGGGATAGCTGAGCATTTGCGTAAGGTTTGCCCGGATCGACAGGTTGCTGTAATTCCCAACTTCTCGGATTTGGATAGATTTTTTCCCATGGAAAAAAAAACAGATTTACTTCAGAAGTACGGGTTGAAACGCTCCTTTACGATAGCCTACACCGGTGCCTTAGGTAAAGTAAATGCGGTCGAAGAATTACTGCGGGTGGCTGAAACCGCACAGCAAACCAATAAAAACTGGCAGTTTCTGATTATGGGAGAAGGAAGTCATAAAGCTTTACTTCAGCGTATATCTTCACAAAAATCACTTTCAAATGTGCATTTCCTGCCCTTTGGCTCAAAAGAAAAAGTAAACGAGGTACTTAGCTTAGCTGATTTTGCATGGATTTCATTTGCTCATTTACCAGTACTAAAAACCAATAGTCCAAATAAATTTTTTGATGCGCTGGCAGCAGGAAAAGCAATTATAGTAAACCACAAAGGTTGGGTATATGATTTAGTCAAAACCCACCAGCTTGGTGTTAGCTGTTCACCTTCCTCAATGAATGGGTGCATTGAAAATCTGGAAAGAATTGAGAAGCATCCTGAGGAACTCTTCATAATGGGTAAAAATTCCAGACGATTGGCAGAGCAGTATTTTAATAAAGAACTGGCAGTTGCCCGGCTAATCAATCTCATAGAACCAACTAAAGGCAGTCAAAACGCCTCTGGGGAAAAGGATATATTGACAGCTTAA